The genome window CGTTTATCAGTAAGGTCACCGCCGGGCAACCCTTCTTTTTCTTATCCAACTCCACATCTTGATAGAAGTATGGAAATAAGAAACATTTAATTAACAAATGTTTTGCATACATACGCTACATTACAGGCATTTGGGAAGCGCGCGCTACAGCCGTACACACCTTTGAGTATCTTCACACACTTTTTAACCTCGTTTCTGAACTCCGTAAGCATTCCACTGGCAGATATTGTGTTGTCTTCATCTAGAAAGCGATCCAACGAGTGTTTTCCTCGTTTGAACGTCACGCTGTAAAACGCCCCATCATCCCCAAACGCCCGAATGTTCACCCGCTCGACAGGCACAGTCAACATCACGTCAAATTCGTCGGGATTAGAAATCTATATTGATGAAAAGATCGTCAAACATTAGTGAAGCATGAACGAGTATTGGGTCACACTGGTGATGTATGATTGAATTCAATTAATAACCCACCTTTAAATTCTCGTAGTAACTTCCAGTGCGCAGAGCATTTACATCTTTGAAGCATTCTGTACACTTTTTCATGTGGTCCATTATACGCTTTACCATGTCATTGACAATACTTGCTGATTCCGATTTCTGTTTCTTCTTAATCGTCAATTGATCAATGGTTGTAAACAGGATCTTATTCGGATTTGAGTCAACGCTGTGACCTTTTTTGACCATCCTTGATCCGGTTTTAACTTCTACGCACTTCTGTGGCACAAGTGCCTTTTCCTCAGTTGTGAGCTTAGGCTGCTTAAGTTCCTTAGTTTTCTTGGGTTTGTTTTCATCAGTGATCTGTTGCGTTTCCTTCTTAGTGTCTTTCACTGGTTCCTTTGGAGGTTGCCGGGCACTCTTGGCCCGAACCGGATTCTTGGCATGCGCTGGTTCCGGACTCTTTGCGCGCACGCTTTGTGGTTTCCCTCGGCCGCTCATTGTAGTAAGTATGATCGTGATGTGACAGCGACGAGTTAAACTGTCTTCTATGCTAGCTAAATGATACAATCTTCACTGTTTCCGTGTGATGAAAAGTGAATGTGAACACTCCCCTTTCTACATACAGCATCCGTTCATCGCCGTCTTGTGTCGAAAGCTATTGAGACAGAGTAAACTAAAGCACATGCACGCCCACCTCTCACTTGTGTCATGTATGATTTCCCTGAAATGTGCTATTGTCAGGTAAATGACGTGATAGATGCTTGTCGCTCCAAATCCCTATCTTCCATCGAGTAAGTTAATGGACTTTACTTTCAGTATGATAGCGATAAATATGTAACTTTTACTCTTTTACTCTTACATGAATTAACTATATTACTAAACTAGGGCAAATGACTACCCTAAACCAGTTAAACAAGTATAATATATCTCTTGAGATATCCATGAACCCCAGAGGGGATCttcaggtcatcagactgttaaacagtcatctcTACCCTGGAccatagagactgctgccctatcaacctggtctcagagcattttgtgttattctgtacgtaaatctgagACGCTCTATTTAGTGCCATATGTTACATTTTGTATGGTAtgcattaatttgtggatgtccatcatccatttctcaAATTATATGTAAtgaatttgtatgatatgttacgaatttgcaaaacgtacaatatgttacaaatttgcaaaacgtagAATATGTTACGAATGTGCAAAActaatgatatgttatgaattcaaatatgttgtggctaatgttagctaggtggctagattgctaatgctaacgttagctagctggctagcattaggagttaggggttagggttaaggttagggttacccAGCTAGCAATGAGTAATTGGCCCAGAAGAGGCCCTCTTCCGGGGGACCGGAACTTATTGAATCGGCCCGGAATCAGGTGTCGGACTCGgcccggaatcaaaatgaatgactgcccagaattTCCGTCTACCAGAATTCAGCCGACTTTgccggcatcttaccagaatACCCCCAGAAGCGGCCTGAtgcaaattgaaataaatgtgtACAAAATTACCTGATTTATTCATTtaaaatattactattatacattttatacatacaaattatacccatccacaaaaaaacattttgtgtcggaggaaacgccatacacctggtgaccgcGTCAGCGTTCAAGCacctggcccaccacaggagtcgctacagcgcgatgggacaaggacatcccggacggccaaaccttcccctaacccagacgacactgggccaattgtgcatcgcctcACGGGTCTCTCGGTCACAGTCAGCACGGGtctcgaaccagcatctgtagaaacgcagtttgcactgcgatgcagtgtcttagaccaatGCGCCACTCGGGAAGTTCCACCaacaaagtttttaatgcttatcaattCCCTTACACAAAGtaacaaaatactaaaatactacacAGATCTCTTAAagaatttcatttaaatgttaattgtattttttgatcaCTGAAACAATGaggaaaatatggaaaaataaataaataatgaaatgttaattatataaagcagcccgtgtaatcatctgccagagagtagccccaaTCGGTCCGAGCCCCAAGTAATAAATTTGGACCggataactcacaccggaattGGCCCGAGCACCAAGTAATATATagatttgggccagataactctcaCCGGAATCGGCCCAAGCCCCAAGTAATAGATTTGGGCCAGAGAACTCACACCGGAATTGGCCCGAGCACCAAGTAATATATAGATTTtggccagataactcacaccggaagCAGCCCGAGCATGctagccataagtaatactgccgatggcggcccagactcgggccacatgacgtcggccgagtctgactctcagccgagtGCCCCGACTCTCAGTCGGAATcagcccagatccactgtgctagctgggtaaggttaggagttaggttaaacggttaaggttagagttagagttagctAAAAGAGTTAAGGGTTAGCGAACattctaagtagttgcaaagtagctaaaaagtagcaattagttgaaaagttgctaattagctaaaatgctcaaGTTGGCCAAGATGATAttcaaacacacaacctttgggttgctagaagtTCGCATTATATGCCTGTCCATCCACCatgaccaaccaccctccttttgtttttgccttaaataatgttctgtcttatgtaaccataccaaacttaacataacatactaatttgagtgtcccggattacATTTAATGTTACTTCTagtccacaggaggttggtggcatcttaattgggcAGGACGGGCACGTAGTAATGGCTGGTGTTTAATGCCATTCACTCtgtttcagccattattatgagctgtcctcccctcagcagcctccactgttctaGTCTATAAGAACAGGCTGTCCTATAGACAGTGAGcttcaaaagtattgggacagtcaGTGACACATAATTGTTTTTTTtgtctctgtactccagcactttggctcattctatataactactgctgtacacaccttttctattcatataggggagaggggggtattttgagccattttttacattcagcatcactacttcaaaggaaatatagtattctttctaacaaagatatctacatatatttcagaatGTTGTGAATCcttggaaataatcagaatttatGCAAACATAACAGCTTTGAAAagatagcttgtccaaaaaaaagtggtctcttggcacaacttaccccaggtgtggggtaagttgagcataGGGACAGGATAAATTGAGCAGCCTTGGGATAagtgggtgatggtgtcctgtgacagtgggCGATGGTGCAGGTAcaatggcaagaaaaagtatgtgaaccctttggaattacctggatttctgcataaattagtcataaaatttgatctgatcttcatctaagtcacaataatagacaaacacagtgtgcttaaactaataacacacaaattgttgtatttttcttgtctatattgaatacatcatttaaacattcacagtgtaggttggaaaaagtatgtgaacccctaagctaattggagtcaggaatcagctaacctggagtccaatcaatgagacgagattggagatgttggttagagctgccctgccctgtaCGAAACACTCaacatttgagtttgctattcacaagaagcattacctgatgtgaaccatgccttgaacaaaagagatctcagaagacctcaTTTTAAATTAAGAACTGTTGagttgcataaagctggaaagggttacaaaagtatctctaaaagccttgatgttcatcagtccacggtaagacaaattgtctctaaatggagaaagttcagcactgttgctactctccctaggagtggccgtcctgcaaagatgactgcaagagcacggcgcagaatgctcaatgaggttaagaagaatcctagagtgtcagctaaagacttacagaaatctctgtaacacgctaacatctctgttgacgagtctacgatacgtaaaacactaaacaagaatgatgttcatgggaggacaccatggaagaaaccactgctgtccaaaaaaaatcaTTGCTGCtcatctgaagttcgcaaaagagcacctggatgttccacagtgcttctggcaaaatattctgtggacagatta of Salmo salar chromosome ssa01, Ssal_v3.1, whole genome shotgun sequence contains these proteins:
- the LOC106606998 gene encoding cyclic GMP-AMP synthase, with amino-acid sequence MSGRGKPQSVRAKSPEPAHAKNPVRAKSARQPPKEPVKDTKKETQQITDENKPKKTKELKQPKLTTEEKALVPQKCVEVKTGSRMVKKGHSVDSNPNKILFTTIDQLTIKKKQKSESASIVNDMVKRIMDHMKKCTECFKDVNALRTGSYYENLKISNPDEFDVMLTVPVERVNIRAFGDDGAFYSVTFKRGKHSLDRFLDEDNTISASGMLTEFRNEVKKCVKILKDVELDKKKKGCPAVTLLINGTGTVPISLDIVLGLEVRSSWPPFTQGGIDKIDIWLGTKVKKEQKFKGYYLVPKYEGKGTVEREGVCARDVWRISFSHVEKSILTNHGSQKTCCEASGTRCCRKDCLKLLKHLLGLLKAENPSLSKFCSYHAKTTLLHACCSRTKDSDWEAAQLGLCFQQLLEDFEVHLKDGMLPNFFIPSHNLLSSSHDRKSCQLLARRIEEERNNGFPIFHKSVGTTSITSP